The sequence GTTCCCGCCAGTGCCGCAGGTCCACCTGCACGGGGCGGGAAATATCCCGGCCGTCGGCACAGCGGGCATAGGGCGGATGCAGCAGCCCCGCCGGCGTCACCGGGCTATTCATGGGCGTTCTTCTCCAGAATATCCCGGCGCAGCAGCTCCACGCGCCGCCGTTCCAGACGGATGACGCCGGCCCGGGCCAGGGCATTGAGTTCACGGCTCAGGCTTTCCCGGCTCACGCCCAGCAGACGCGCCCAGAGTTCCCTGGTGCCCGACAGGGCAATGCTGTCGCTCTTTTCCATTCTGCTGCGGTGCAGAAGCCAGCCCGCCACGCGCCGCGCCACGGAAATGACGCCCTGCGAACCGGCCACCTTGTTGATGAACAGGCGCTGCCGGTGCGCCAGCACGCGCAGCAGATAGCCCGCCAGCGCCGGATTGCGCGTCACGCTGTCCTGGAGCGTCTTTTTGTCCAGCCACAGGGCGCGACCGGTGGTCACGGCCTCGGCCGTGCAGGGCAGGCCCCCCGAATAGAAAAGTGCCCCCACATCACAAAAGGCCCCCGGCCGGGTCAGATGCAGCACATGTTCCCGGCCTTCCGGTCCGGCCTTGACCAGCTTGACCTCGCCGGACAGCACCAGGGGCAGGGCCTCGCAGGGGCCGCCTTCATGAAACAGAATCTCGCCGGGCGCAAAGTCCGCCACGCGCATGCGGGCAGCCAGCTCCCGCCAGTCTCTGTCATCCAGCACCCCGGCCAGCGCGCGCCCCTGCAATGCCGTGCGCAGGCGCTGCTCGGGACCATTGTCATTGCGGATCATGGCACCTTCCTTTGCGGGGCGGTCCGGCCGCCCCGCGCATGTCACCGGCGGGCACTCAGCCCAGGATATCCTTCAGATCCGCATCCGGCGTGGCAATGGGCCGGATGCCCCAGCGCTCCACCAGAATCTGGAGCAGATTGGGCGACACAAAGGCCGGCAGGCTGGGGCCAAGGCGGATATTCTTCACGCCCAGGGCCAGCAGGGTCAGCAGGATGCTCACGGCCTTCTGTTCGTACCAGGAGAGAATGAGGGACAGCGGCAGATCATTGACGCCGCAGTGCAGGGCCTCGGCCAGTGCCAGGGCCGTGCGCACCGCCGCGTAGGCATCATTGCACTGGCCCACATCCAGCAGGCGGGGCAGGTCGCCGATGCGGCCCAGGTCCTTGTCAAAGAAGCGGAACTTGCCGCAGGCCAGGGTAAGCACCAGGCAGTCGGCCGGAATCTTTTCCACCAGCTCCGTATAGTAATTCCGTCCGGGCCGGGCGCCGTCGCAGCCCCCCACCAGGAAGATGTGACGCACGGCACCCTTGCCCACGGCGTCCAGCAGGGCGGGAGCCGCACCAAGCAGCGTCTGGCGGCCAAAGCCCGTCAGCACGGTGCCGCCGGGCACGTCCTCGGGGAAGCCGGGCAGTTCCAGGGCCTTCTGGATGACCGGGGCAAAGTTGCGGTCCTGGCAGTGCACGCAGCCGGGCCAGCCCACATTGCCGGACGTGAACACCCGGTCCGCATAGCCGCGCGGCTCCTGAATGCAGTTGGTGGTAAAGAGCACCGCGCCGGGGAAATGCGGCAGCTCCTTCTGCTGATTCTGCCAGGCCGTGCCGTAGTGCCCGGCCAGATGCGGGAAGGCATGCAGCGCGGGATAGCCGTGAGCGGGCAGCATTTCCCCGTGGGTATAGACCTGGATGCCTGTGTCGCGGGTCTGCTCCAGCAGGGCCATGAGGTCCGGCAGATCATGGCCCGACACCAGAATGGCCGGCCCCTTGCGCTGTCCCAGGGAAACCGGCGTGGGCACGGGATGACCAAAGGTGCCGGTATTGCCGTCTTCCAGCAGCTCCATGGCCCGCAGGTTGGTCCGGCCGCATTCCATGAGCAGTTCCAGCCAGCCGTCCAGATCATAGGTCGTCTGGCTCAGGGGCGTTCCCGCCACCAGGCCGGTATACAGAAAGGCCGCCACCGCCGGATCACGCCGTCCCAGCACGGCCGCATGGTCGGCATAGGCCGCCACGCCCTTGAGGCCGTACAGCAGCAGCTGCATGGCCGAGCGCACGTCCTCGTTGGGGGACAGGCTGTCCGTCGCCACGGGCAGACCGGCAATGAAGGCGTCTGCTCCGCTTTCGGGGGCAGGCAGTCCCGCCTTCGCGGCCAGACCGGCTGCCTGCGTGCGGCAGGCCTCTTCCAGCGCCACAAGATCGGCAGGATCAAAATTCACATTGGTCAGCGTGGCAAACAGGGCCTTGAACGCAAAATCATCCACCTGTTCGTCCACCATGCCGCATGCGCGGGCAGCCAGCGCCACGGCAGCAAGACGGCGCAGCGCAGCCACAAGCCTGTCCTGCTGTGCCGCCACGGCTTCATTCTTGCCGCAGACGCCCAGCACGGTACAGCCCCTGCCTCTGGCAGTTTGTTCACACTGATTGCAGAACATGATGATTCCTCCTGCGTAAACGATTTGTGCTAACAGCTTACGCATATTTACGGGTCTTGATCTGTGAGCACAGTCACAAAACAACGTTCCCTGAATCTCCCTGCCCGGCAGGGGGCCGGAAACAGACTTGCCATGCCCCCGCACATAAGCCTACAAGGGGGGCACGCATCCACGTATTCCCCCCCCCTCGCATTCCGGTGCACAAGGAGACTCTATGAGCGACGAACGCCTCTGGACCAAGGACTTCATTGTCATCACACTGGCCAACTTCTTTCTGATGATCAACTATTTCATGCTCTTCGTCGTCATGGCAGACTACTCCATGAGCACCTTTCAGGCCTCGCCCGCCATGGCCGGCGCCGCCAGCGGCATGTTCATGGTGGGCGCTCTGATAGCCCGCCTCTTCACCGGGGCCTTCATCGAGCGCTACGGGCATCGCGCCCTCTGCCTGCTGGGTCTCGGCAGCAACCTGATCCTGAGCTGCACCTATTTTCTGGCCCAGTCCATGATCGTGCTGCTGGGAGTACGCCTGCTGCACGGCGCGGCCTACGGCATGGCCTCCACCTCCCTGAGCACCATGGTCTCGCGCATGGTGCCGGAGGCGCACCGCGGCGAGGGCCTGGGCTACTATATGCTGAGCTATGCCCTGTCCACGGCTGTCGGTCCCTTCATCGGCGTCAGCCTCATGCAGACGGGCAGCTTTTCCATCCAGTTCTGGCTCTGCATTGCCTTCATGGTGGTGAGTCTGGCCCTGGCCATGGTTTCTCACGAACTCTGGCGCGGCACGCCCAGCGCCGTGGGCGTCGTCTTCATAAGGCCCCTGTGGCGCAATTTTCTTGAACCCTGCGCCCTGCCCATCAGCTGCCTGGGTTTCCTCGTCTACATTGCCTATTCCAGCATCATGACCTTCCTGCCGCCCTATGCCAGAGAGCTGGACCTGACGGAAACGGCCAGCTTCTTCTTTGTGGTCTATTCGGCGGCCATGCTCTTTTCCCGGCCGGAAGCCGGCAAGCTCTTTGACCGGCGCGGCCCGGACTTCGTCATGTTTCCGTCCATCGCCTGCCTGGCCCTGGGCGTGCTGACCCTGAGCTTCTGCAGCAACGGCACCATGATGCTGGTGTCGGGCGGCCTCATCGGCGCAGGCATCGGCGTCATCCAGTCCTGCGGCCTGACCATCGCCGTGCAGGCCACGCCGCCGGAACACGTGGGCCTGGCCAATTCCACCTACTTTGTCTTTCTGGACATTGCCGTGGGCTTTGGTCCCGCCGTGCTGGGCATTCTGCAGCCCTTCACCGGCTATGGCGGCATGTACTTTGCCATGGCGCTGCTCTGCGCCTCCTGCCTGCTGGTCTACGCCCGCATCCGGCCCCGGCGCAACCGCTAGCCCGCACGCCTGATCCTTGCCGAGAGCAGGGCCGGTTTCCGAAAGGGAACCGGCCCTTTTTTGTGCCGTTACCTGCAATTGGCATCTTGTGCAAAATTTGTCATGCTGGGGAAACGGAGGCTCCCATGTCGCACACGCCCCCCTCCCCCGCTGCGCCCGCTCCGGGCCGCGGCGCCTGCCTTGTTCTGCTGGGCGCCCTCTGCTTCAGCACGTCCGGCACCGCCCAGGCGCTGGCCCCGGAAGGCGCCACGCCCTACGTCATCGGCGCCCTGCGCATGCAGGTGGCCTTTCTGGCCCTGCTGGTCTGGTGCCTGCTGCGCAAACGCCTGCCGCAGCAGCTGCATCACTGGCCCCTGCGCTGGCTGCTGCCGGCTGCGGGCGGGCTGGTGCTTTTCCAGCTCTGCTTTTTTCGCGGGGTCCAGCTCACCGGGGTTGCCGTGGGCACCGTGGCCTCCATCGGCTTTTCTCCGCTTGCGGCCGCCGTTCTGGCCTGGCTGCTGCTGGGCGAACGGCCCGGCCCGCGCTGGTATGCCGCCACACTCCTGTCCCTGGCCGGTTTGTGCTGCCTGAGCGGCGCTGACGGCACGGTACCCTGGACCAGTCTGCTGCTGCCCCTGGCCGCCGGCACGGGCTATGCCCTCTATTTTGTCTGCACCCGGCCGCTGGGCCGGCAGTATGCCCCGGACAGCATCATGCTGGTGCTCACAGGACTGAGCGGTCTGGCCCTGCTGCCTGTCCTGCCTGCCTCTCCCCTGTACTGGCTGGTCAGCCCTGCCGGAACGGCAACCGCCCTCTACCTCGGCACGGTGACGGCAGCCCTGGCCTTCAGCCTGACCACGGCCGGTCTGCGCCTGACCCGCGCCGCCACCGCGGCCACACTGGCCCTTGCCGAGCCGCTGGCCGCTGCCTGCTGGGGGATTTTTCTTCTGCATGAGCGGCTCTCCGCCGTGCAGCTGGCGGGCCTTGGCCTGCTGGTGGCCGGCATGGCCATCCTGGCCACGGAGCGCCCGCCGCATGCCCTGCCCGCCGCCGGACAGATCATTCCGCCCGGGCCGCCGGCGGCACGGGCACAGGACACGCCCCCCGAAGAGGACCGCACCCGCAATCCGGCGGACAACGACGCCTGAAAACTGCCTGCGGGACGCCTAGGGGACGGGGACGCCTGATGCCACCGCTGTCCGGACAGGCCGCTTCCGCGCCAGGCGCTGGCGGGCGGCCTGCCGCGCTCCTGTTCCTGCGCCTGTTCCCGTGCCGGTTCCGGGCAGAAGCGGCTGCACCCTGACGCGGGCATAAAAAAAGGGGGGAAGCCGAAGCTCCCCCCCTGATGGTCATGGGTGTGCGAACTAGTTTTCGCTGTTTTCGCGGGCAGCGGCCTTGAGCAGATCGCCCAGGCTCTGGCCGGTTTCCTGGGGACCGGCATGGAATTCCTTGGGCTTGCGGCGCTCTTCCTCGTCCTTGATCTGCTTGATGGACAGACCCAGACGGCGTTCCTCGGCGCTCACATGGATGACCTTGGCTTCGATTTCCTGGCCTTCCTTGTACATTTCGGCAGGGGTCTTGACCTTCTTGCCGGAAAGTTCGGACACATGCACCAGGCCTTCGATGCCTTCTTCCACTTCCACAAACAGGCCAAAGTCGGTGATATTGGTGATCACGCCCTTGACGGTGCAGCCCACGGGGTAGGTGCTGGGCACATGGCCCCACGGATCATCCACCAGCTGCTTGATGCCCAGGGTGAACTTTTCGTTTTCCTGGTCCACGGTGAGCACCTTGGCCTGCACGGTGTCGCCCACCTTGTACAGTTCGTTGGGATGGCGCACCTTCTTGGTCCAGCTGATGTCGGACACGTGAATGAGGCCGTCGATGCCGTCTTCAATGCCGATGAACATGCCGAATTCGGTGATGTTCTTGATGACGCCCTCAAGAATGGTGCCTTCGGGGTACTTTTCCGCCACCAGTTCCCAGGGATTGGGACGAACCTGCTTCATGCCGAGGCTGATGCGCTTCTTTTCGCCATCCACGCCCAGGATGACCACTTCCACTTCGTCACCGGTGTGCACCATCTGGGAAGGATGACGCAGCTTGCGGGTCCAGGACATTTCGGAGATGTGCACCAGGCCTTCCACGCCGGGTTCCAGTTCCACAAAGGTCCCGTAGTCCACCAGATTGGTGACCTTGCCCACATGCTTGGTGCCTTCGGGGAAGCGGGCGGAGATGTCCTGCCACGGATCGGGCACCAGCTGCTTGAGGCCCAGGGAGACCTTGTTGTTTTCGCGGTCGAAGGAAAGCACCTTGAGGGTCAGGTCCTGCCCCATGGTGATCATTTCCTTGGGATGGCGGATGCGCTTCCAGCTCATATCCGTGATGTGCAGCAGGCCGTCGAGGCCGCCGAGGTCCACGAACACCCCGTATTCGGTGATATTCTTGGCCTTGCCGTGCACGATCTGGCCTTCTTCCAGCGTGCGGAGCAGATCCTGGCGCTTGGAATCGCGTTCTTCTTCCAGCAGCACGCGGCGGGACACGATGACGTTGCTGCGGCGGCGGTTGATCTTGAGCACGCGGAATTCAAATTCCTGATTGACCAGCGCGTCCATGTCCGGCACGGGGCGCAGGTCCACATGGGAGCCAGGCAGGAAGGCTTCCACACCACCGATATCCACCGTGTAGCCGCCCTTGATACGGCGCACGATATGGCCCTTGATGACCTGATTGTTCTCCTGCACGTCTTCCAGCTTGTCGAAGACCTGCATGCGCTTGGCTCGTTCAAAAGAGAGCGTGATGGTGCCTTCGCCTTCGTTCTTGCGAACCACGTAGACATCCACCGTATCGCCCACCTTGACGGTCATGTTGCCCGCGGAATCGCGGAACTCGCTGGCCGGGATCTGCCCTTCGGACTTGAAGTTCACATCCACCAGCACATTGTCGTCATCAACGCGGACGATTTCGCCCTTGACAATGGAGCCTTCTTCCAGGTCGCCAAAGTCGGAGTTGAGGTAGTTTTCGAGGGCACTCTCGAAATTCATTTCATTGTCGTGCCCGGTTTCCTTGTCAGCCATCAGCCATGCCTCCAAACAAAATTTCCCCGTTTTCCGGGAGTGAGAGACCGTATCAGAAAGTTTTGCGGAACACAAGGTGATTTTCCCCCGTCCCGGCTGCGGGCACAGGGGCACGGAGCCTATTTTTTCTTGCGGGAGGGCGCGCTGCGCTCCTGGGCGCGCAGATGCGCGCGGGCATCGGGATCGCCGTTTTTGGCCGCCAGTTCATACCAGCGCTGCGCCTCGCTGAGGTTGCGCTGCACGCCCGTGCCCTGGTCATACATGAGGCCCAGGCTGTACTGGGCCGCCGGTTCGCCCGCTTCGGCCGCCTTGAGGTACCATTCCACGGCTCTGGCATAGTCCTGGGCCACGCCGCGCCCCTGTTCGTACATGAAGCCCAGATTGTACTGCGCTTCGGCATAGCCCGCCTCGGCGGCGCGGGTATACCACTGGATGGCCTTGGCATTGTCCTGTGCAAAGCCGCGCCCCTCGGCGTACATGTAGGCCAGATTGTTCATGGCCTTCTTGTGGTCCTGCTGGGCAGCCCGCTCAAACCAGTGAGCGGCCTTGGTGTCGCTCTGATTGGATCCCTTGGCGTTCATATAGGTCCAGCCCAGCGAATACTGGGCATCGGCCAGCCCCTGATTGGCGGCGCGGCTGTACCAGTCGATGGCCATGTCCTCGCGCTTGGGCACGCCGCGTCCGTTGGCATAGAGATAGCCCAGCGAGAACTGCGCCTCGGCCAGGCCCTGCTCTGCCGCCTTGCGATACCAGCGGGCAGCCTCCCGAAAATTGCGGCGCACGCCGTTTCCCGTGCAATAGGCCGTGGCCAAGGCATTCTGTGCCCGCAGCTCGCCCTTTTCGGCCGCCTTTCTGAGCAGGGCGGCACCGCGCTGCGGACTGCGCTTCACCCCCTTACCCTGCATGGTCAGCGTTCCCAGCACATACAGGGCCTCGCCATTGCCCTCCTTCTCGGCCAGGGGACCAAGCAGGGACACGGCCTGCTCATACTTGCCGGCATCCAGCGCCTGCTGCACCTGCCGGAGTGCGGCAGCCGTGCGGGCATCCTCGGCGGCCCGTTCTGCGGCCCGTTCTGCGGACTGTTCCGCAGCCTGTTCTGCGGTGGCCTGCGGCGCCGCTGCCGGCGCATCCGGGACCTTGTCGGCGGCAAAAACCGGCGCCTGCCCCACCCAGAGCAGTCCCGCACAAAGCAGCCCCGTCAGGGCCTGACGCCCCCCGGTCCGCAGTCCCGGAAAAAACCCCTTTTTCACGCTGTCATCTCCTGTGGCAAGTTCCCGCCGGTGCGGCTCTGTCCGGCCGCCGGCACATACGACACGGTTTTCAGCAATAGCTGTTTCACGGCCAAAAGAAAAGAGCCGTTCCCCCCGCTGCGCGCATGGCTCATTTTTCCCGCCCGCCACGGCCCCGCCCGGCCCGCCGCCGCGCGCATTGACGCCTTTCGCACCGGCAGCTACAACCTATGGCCGTCCGCCCCCGGGGGGCATGGTCCGGCAATCTGGAGGAAGGTAGCATGCGGGAAGCCACAACGGGAACCCTGCTGGCCCTGCTGGCCACGGTCATCTGGTCAGGAAATTTCGTGGTGGCCCGCGCCGTGGCCCACATGATTCCGCCCTGGCAGTGCAATTTCTGGCGCTGGGTCACGGCCTTTGCGGTCTGCCTGCCCTTTGCCTGGCCGGCCCTGCGCCGCGACTGGCCGGCCCTGCGCCGGCACTGGAAGCACGTGCTGCTCATGTCCCTGCTGGGGGTTTCGCTCATGAACACCTTTTTCTACAAGGCCGGGCAAAGCACCGAAAGCCTGAACATGGCCCTCATTGCGCCCACGGCCCCCATTGTCATCCTGCTGCTGTCCCGCGTGCTCTACGGCGAGGCCATCCGCCCCCGGCGCCTGCTGGGCATGCTGGTAGTGCTGGCGGGCATCGTCATTCTGGTAAGCCGGGGCGACTGGCAGCGCCTGGCCACCCTGAGCTTTGCCCGCGGGGACCTCTGGTCGCTGGGCGGGGCCTTCAGCTTTGGCCTTTATTCCCTGTTCATGCGCTTCCGCGCGCCGGAAATCTCCACCCTGGGTTTCAGCGCCGCCACCTTCGGCCTGGGCGCGGCCCTGACGCTGCCCTGCGTGGTCGCGGAATGGCTCCTGCTGCCGCCGGTCACCTGGTCCATGCCGGTGCTGGTGGGCATTCTCTATGCCGGGGTGGGCTGTTCCTTTGTTTCCTTCTGCCTCTGGACCCGTGCCATCGCCGCCATCGGCCCGGTGCGGGCGGGCATTGTCTATTATTCCCTGCCGGTCTTTGCGGCCGTCGGGGCCTGGCTGGTCCTGGGAGAAGCCGTCAATGCGGCGCAGCTTGCGGGCGGCGCCCTCATCATCGGCGGCATCATCACCGCCACCGTGCAGCTTCCCCGCGAGCACCGGCACTGATATCAGGAGGGCATCATGACATCACAGCGCATGCGCGCCGTACTGGCCACCACCAATGCCGGCAAGGTCCGGGAACTGGCCGGTCCGCTGGCTGACTTTGGCGTGGACGTGGTGGGGCTGGATCACTTTCCCCACATTGGCGACATTGTGGAAGACGGGCTGACCTTTGAGGAAAACGCCCTCATCAAGGCCCGCACCGTGGCCGCCGAAACCGGCCTGGTCAGCATTGCCGACGATTCCGGCCTGGAGGTGGACGCCCTGGACGGCGCCCCGGGCATTCATTCCGCCCGCTACGGCAATGACTGGGAGCTGCTGCCCGGCGAAAACCGCGACGACCGCAACATCCGCAAGCTGCTGTACGCCCTGCGTCAGGTTCCCGACGCACAGCGCAGCGGCCGCTTTGTGTGCTGCATGGCCGCCGTGCGCCCGGCCTGTCTGGGCGGGGGCGAGCTGGTGGTGCGCGGCACCTGGGACGGCCGCCTGCTCACGGCCCGGCGCGGCAGCAACGGCTTTGGCTATGACCCTGTTTTTCTTGATCCGCACCTGGGGCGCAGCGCCGCGGAACTGAGCCGCGAGGAAAAACTTGCCCGCAGCCACCGCGGCCAGGCCCTGCGCGCCCTGCTGGCCCGCTGGGAAGCCTTCATGCACGGGGCCGCGCAACCCTCAGCAGACTAGACAAAAACGGGGCGGCTCCCTGAGGAGTCGCCCCTGACATGTTTACTGATACAAAAAAACAGGCGTGGCATTGCGCACAGCTGCGGCATCCAGGCCCAGCCAGCGGGACAGCGTACTTTCCAGCAGGTCCTGCCACCATCGTTCCTTGCGCGGCCGCTCCAGCAGCGGGCGCCGCACATCCACCCCGCTCTGCTCTGCCAGCCAGCGGTGAGCGGCCTCCATGCCGCCCAGCTCATCCACCAGCCCCAGCCGCAGGGCCTCCCGGCCGGTGAAGATGCGGCCGTCGGCCAGAGCTGCCGCTTGTTCCCGCGCCATGTGCCGCCCCCGGGCCACAATATCCACAAACATGCCGTGCATATCGTCCAGCACGCCCTGAAAATAGGCCCGTTCCTCATCAGACAGGGGGCGCAGCATGGAGCCGGCATCCTTGTAGGGCGCGGTGGTCAGGGTCTGACGGTCCACGCCGATCCGGTCCAGCAGGGCGCGTATCTGCGGAATATC is a genomic window of uncultured Desulfovibrio sp. containing:
- a CDS encoding MFS transporter, producing the protein MSDERLWTKDFIVITLANFFLMINYFMLFVVMADYSMSTFQASPAMAGAASGMFMVGALIARLFTGAFIERYGHRALCLLGLGSNLILSCTYFLAQSMIVLLGVRLLHGAAYGMASTSLSTMVSRMVPEAHRGEGLGYYMLSYALSTAVGPFIGVSLMQTGSFSIQFWLCIAFMVVSLALAMVSHELWRGTPSAVGVVFIRPLWRNFLEPCALPISCLGFLVYIAYSSIMTFLPPYARELDLTETASFFFVVYSAAMLFSRPEAGKLFDRRGPDFVMFPSIACLALGVLTLSFCSNGTMMLVSGGLIGAGIGVIQSCGLTIAVQATPPEHVGLANSTYFVFLDIAVGFGPAVLGILQPFTGYGGMYFAMALLCASCLLVYARIRPRRNR
- a CDS encoding Crp/Fnr family transcriptional regulator, which encodes MIRNDNGPEQRLRTALQGRALAGVLDDRDWRELAARMRVADFAPGEILFHEGGPCEALPLVLSGEVKLVKAGPEGREHVLHLTRPGAFCDVGALFYSGGLPCTAEAVTTGRALWLDKKTLQDSVTRNPALAGYLLRVLAHRQRLFINKVAGSQGVISVARRVAGWLLHRSRMEKSDSIALSGTRELWARLLGVSRESLSRELNALARAGVIRLERRRVELLRRDILEKNAHE
- the hcp gene encoding hydroxylamine reductase; its protein translation is MFCNQCEQTARGRGCTVLGVCGKNEAVAAQQDRLVAALRRLAAVALAARACGMVDEQVDDFAFKALFATLTNVNFDPADLVALEEACRTQAAGLAAKAGLPAPESGADAFIAGLPVATDSLSPNEDVRSAMQLLLYGLKGVAAYADHAAVLGRRDPAVAAFLYTGLVAGTPLSQTTYDLDGWLELLMECGRTNLRAMELLEDGNTGTFGHPVPTPVSLGQRKGPAILVSGHDLPDLMALLEQTRDTGIQVYTHGEMLPAHGYPALHAFPHLAGHYGTAWQNQQKELPHFPGAVLFTTNCIQEPRGYADRVFTSGNVGWPGCVHCQDRNFAPVIQKALELPGFPEDVPGGTVLTGFGRQTLLGAAPALLDAVGKGAVRHIFLVGGCDGARPGRNYYTELVEKIPADCLVLTLACGKFRFFDKDLGRIGDLPRLLDVGQCNDAYAAVRTALALAEALHCGVNDLPLSLILSWYEQKAVSILLTLLALGVKNIRLGPSLPAFVSPNLLQILVERWGIRPIATPDADLKDILG
- a CDS encoding DMT family transporter, whose protein sequence is MSHTPPSPAAPAPGRGACLVLLGALCFSTSGTAQALAPEGATPYVIGALRMQVAFLALLVWCLLRKRLPQQLHHWPLRWLLPAAGGLVLFQLCFFRGVQLTGVAVGTVASIGFSPLAAAVLAWLLLGERPGPRWYAATLLSLAGLCCLSGADGTVPWTSLLLPLAAGTGYALYFVCTRPLGRQYAPDSIMLVLTGLSGLALLPVLPASPLYWLVSPAGTATALYLGTVTAALAFSLTTAGLRLTRAATAATLALAEPLAAACWGIFLLHERLSAVQLAGLGLLVAGMAILATERPPHALPAAGQIIPPGPPAARAQDTPPEEDRTRNPADNDA
- the rdgB gene encoding RdgB/HAM1 family non-canonical purine NTP pyrophosphatase — its product is MTSQRMRAVLATTNAGKVRELAGPLADFGVDVVGLDHFPHIGDIVEDGLTFEENALIKARTVAAETGLVSIADDSGLEVDALDGAPGIHSARYGNDWELLPGENRDDRNIRKLLYALRQVPDAQRSGRFVCCMAAVRPACLGGGELVVRGTWDGRLLTARRGSNGFGYDPVFLDPHLGRSAAELSREEKLARSHRGQALRALLARWEAFMHGAAQPSAD
- a CDS encoding DMT family transporter, coding for MREATTGTLLALLATVIWSGNFVVARAVAHMIPPWQCNFWRWVTAFAVCLPFAWPALRRDWPALRRHWKHVLLMSLLGVSLMNTFFYKAGQSTESLNMALIAPTAPIVILLLSRVLYGEAIRPRRLLGMLVVLAGIVILVSRGDWQRLATLSFARGDLWSLGGAFSFGLYSLFMRFRAPEISTLGFSAATFGLGAALTLPCVVAEWLLLPPVTWSMPVLVGILYAGVGCSFVSFCLWTRAIAAIGPVRAGIVYYSLPVFAAVGAWLVLGEAVNAAQLAGGALIIGGIITATVQLPREHRH
- a CDS encoding tetratricopeptide repeat protein, with the translated sequence MKKGFFPGLRTGGRQALTGLLCAGLLWVGQAPVFAADKVPDAPAAAPQATAEQAAEQSAERAAERAAEDARTAAALRQVQQALDAGKYEQAVSLLGPLAEKEGNGEALYVLGTLTMQGKGVKRSPQRGAALLRKAAEKGELRAQNALATAYCTGNGVRRNFREAARWYRKAAEQGLAEAQFSLGYLYANGRGVPKREDMAIDWYSRAANQGLADAQYSLGWTYMNAKGSNQSDTKAAHWFERAAQQDHKKAMNNLAYMYAEGRGFAQDNAKAIQWYTRAAEAGYAEAQYNLGFMYEQGRGVAQDYARAVEWYLKAAEAGEPAAQYSLGLMYDQGTGVQRNLSEAQRWYELAAKNGDPDARAHLRAQERSAPSRKKK
- a CDS encoding 30S ribosomal protein S1 produces the protein MADKETGHDNEMNFESALENYLNSDFGDLEEGSIVKGEIVRVDDDNVLVDVNFKSEGQIPASEFRDSAGNMTVKVGDTVDVYVVRKNEGEGTITLSFERAKRMQVFDKLEDVQENNQVIKGHIVRRIKGGYTVDIGGVEAFLPGSHVDLRPVPDMDALVNQEFEFRVLKINRRRSNVIVSRRVLLEEERDSKRQDLLRTLEEGQIVHGKAKNITEYGVFVDLGGLDGLLHITDMSWKRIRHPKEMITMGQDLTLKVLSFDRENNKVSLGLKQLVPDPWQDISARFPEGTKHVGKVTNLVDYGTFVELEPGVEGLVHISEMSWTRKLRHPSQMVHTGDEVEVVILGVDGEKKRISLGMKQVRPNPWELVAEKYPEGTILEGVIKNITEFGMFIGIEDGIDGLIHVSDISWTKKVRHPNELYKVGDTVQAKVLTVDQENEKFTLGIKQLVDDPWGHVPSTYPVGCTVKGVITNITDFGLFVEVEEGIEGLVHVSELSGKKVKTPAEMYKEGQEIEAKVIHVSAEERRLGLSIKQIKDEEERRKPKEFHAGPQETGQSLGDLLKAAARENSEN